A DNA window from Hydrogenophaga taeniospiralis contains the following coding sequences:
- a CDS encoding lysophospholipid acyltransferase family protein: MNWRAQAMSTFLLWLVRLLTGAQARWYGCPPKAEQRIYFANHQSHADLVLIWAALPQELRSITRPIAARDYWTASPFKRWITTEVFNAVYVERERKGDEDPLQPLINALDSGDSLILFPEGTRGHDEDPQPFKSGLYNLAQRFPGVVLVPAWIHNVQRVMPKGEVVPVPVLCSVTFGAPLALGVDEPRTAFLTRARDAVMALRDV; the protein is encoded by the coding sequence ATGAACTGGCGTGCCCAAGCCATGAGCACCTTCCTGCTCTGGCTGGTGCGTCTGCTCACCGGCGCCCAGGCACGCTGGTACGGCTGCCCGCCCAAGGCCGAACAGCGCATCTATTTCGCCAACCACCAGAGCCACGCCGATCTGGTGCTGATCTGGGCCGCGCTGCCCCAGGAGCTGCGCAGCATCACCCGCCCGATCGCCGCGCGCGATTACTGGACCGCCTCGCCGTTCAAACGCTGGATCACCACCGAGGTGTTCAACGCGGTGTATGTGGAACGCGAGCGCAAGGGCGACGAGGACCCGCTGCAGCCGCTCATCAACGCGTTGGACAGCGGCGACTCGCTGATCCTGTTCCCCGAAGGCACGCGCGGCCACGACGAAGACCCGCAACCGTTCAAGTCGGGCCTGTACAACCTGGCCCAACGCTTTCCCGGCGTGGTGCTGGTGCCGGCCTGGATCCACAACGTGCAGCGCGTGATGCCCAAGGGCGAGGTGGTGCCGGTGCCGGTGCTGTGCTCCGTCACCTTTGGCGCCCCCTTGGCGCTGGGGGTGGACGAACCGCGCACCGCCTTCCTGACCCGCGCGCGCGACGCCGTCATGGCGCTGAGGGACGTATGA
- a CDS encoding transglycosylase domain-containing protein — translation MKSIGRWLLWVLLAGLALQLFFVLRIALMVVIDPQSTAFMRSEAWQVARGSLTTDKNWRWSAQWVDYDQISPHLKRAVMASEDAGFADHGGVDWEAIESAWTKNERRQQLAEKRIEELERRLAKKPEVAEAALKAVKPPKIIGGSTITQQLAKNLLLSGERNLMRKGQELVLTLTLEALLSKERILEIYLNSVEWGEGVFGAEAAAQRYFKKPAAKLSAYEAARLAVMLPSPKFFETRQGSAYLARRAGTIVARMGAVSAP, via the coding sequence ATGAAATCCATCGGTCGTTGGTTGTTGTGGGTGCTGCTCGCCGGTCTGGCGCTGCAGCTGTTTTTCGTGCTGCGCATCGCGCTCATGGTGGTGATCGATCCCCAGAGCACGGCGTTCATGCGCTCCGAGGCCTGGCAGGTCGCCCGCGGGAGCCTGACCACGGACAAGAACTGGCGCTGGTCGGCCCAGTGGGTGGACTACGACCAGATCAGCCCGCACCTCAAGCGCGCGGTGATGGCGTCCGAGGACGCAGGGTTCGCCGACCACGGCGGTGTCGACTGGGAGGCCATCGAGTCGGCCTGGACCAAGAACGAACGCCGCCAGCAACTGGCCGAAAAGCGCATCGAAGAGCTCGAACGCCGTCTGGCCAAAAAGCCCGAGGTGGCCGAAGCCGCGCTCAAGGCCGTCAAGCCCCCCAAGATCATCGGTGGCTCCACCATCACCCAGCAGCTGGCCAAAAACCTGCTGCTCTCGGGCGAACGCAATCTGATGCGCAAGGGGCAGGAACTGGTGCTCACGCTCACGCTCGAAGCCCTGCTGAGCAAGGAACGCATCCTGGAGATCTATCTCAACAGCGTGGAGTGGGGCGAAGGCGTGTTCGGCGCGGAGGCCGCGGCGCAGCGTTACTTCAAGAAGCCCGCCGCCAAACTCAGCGCCTATGAAGCGGCCCGGCTGGCGGTGATGCTGCCGTCGCCGAAGTTTTTCGAGACTCGTCAGGGTTCGGCCTATCTCGCGCGGCGTGCCGGCACCATCGTTGCACGCATGGGCGCCGTGAGCGCTCCATGA